The Zygosaccharomyces rouxii strain CBS732 chromosome A complete sequence genome window below encodes:
- the ATG31 gene encoding Atg31p (similar to uniprot|Q03939 Saccharomyces cerevisiae YDR022C CIS1 Protein involved in microtubule assembly) gives MHPLTITVYDRNVRHMLSDDNQSSSHHTPDGNSHAMFPTNIKYVFEDDDTSLAPTESENDDGIENMIIVNLEESGTLSGVELISDQFEMLSYKGVTSGNDPMVDDVELEVVSQFTDLSNLVHDLPLDELIRLYVIQNEQMQTISNSM, from the coding sequence ATGCATCCTCTCACTATTACTGTTTATGACCGTAATGTAAGGCACATGCTAAGTGATGATAATCAATCGAGCAGTCATCATACACCAGACGGTAATTCTCATGCTATGTTCCCTACAAATATTAAATACgtctttgaagatgatgatacCAGTTTAGCACCAACAGAAtctgaaaatgatgatggtatTGAAAATATGATCATTGTTAATTTGGAAGAGTCAGGAACTCTAAGCGGTGTAGAATTGATTAGTGATCAATTCGAGATGTTATCGTATAAGGGGGTGACCAGTGGTAATGATCCAATGGTAGACGATGTGGAACTGGAAGTGGTTTCTCAATTTACCGATTTATCGAATTTAGTTCATGATCTACCGCTAGATGAACTGATTAGACTTTACGTTATACAGAATGAACAAATGCAAAcgatttcaaattccaTGTGA
- the FAL1 gene encoding ATP-dependent RNA helicase FAL1 (highly similar to uniprot|Q12099 Saccharomyces cerevisiae YDR021W FAL1 Nucleolar protein required for maturation of 18S rRNA member of the eIF4A subfamily of DEAD-box ATP-dependent RNA helicases): MSFNREDDSRLKFKTSKKLRVSPTFEAMNLKDDLLRGIYSYGFEAPSSIQSRAITQIISGKDVIAQAQSGTGKTATFTIGMLQVLELKRKDLQALVLSPTRELASQSCQVVSNLGDYLNVKAFALTGGKALKDDLKRIQSSGCHVVSGTPGRVLDLIKRQVVQTRNVQVLVLDEADELLSETLGFKQQIYDIFARLPPGCQVVVVSATMSRDILEVTKKFMSDPVKILVKRDEISLEGISQYYVDVSKEEWKFDTLCDLYDSLTITQCVIFCNTRKKVDWLSKKLIQSNFAVVSMHGDMKQEDRDKVMNDFRTGHSRVLISTDVWARGIDVQQISLVINYDMPEIMENYIHRIGRSGRFGRKGVAVNFITREDSSKLKATEKMYGIKIKPMPANLSELS, from the coding sequence ATGTCATTCAATAGAGAAGATGATAGCAGGTTGAAATTCAAGACTTCTAAGAAGCTCAGGGTATCGCCTACCTTTGAGGCTATGAACTTGAAGGATGACCTTCTTCGAGGCATATATTCATATGGATTTGAAGCACCATCTTCTATTCAATCTCGAGCCATCACGCAGATCATTTCTGGTAAGGATGTTATTGCACAAGCACAATCCGGTACTGGTAAGACTGCGACTTTTACCATTGGTATGTTACAAGTGCTCGAACTAAAACGTAAGGATTTACAGGCTTTGGTTCTTTCACCTACAAGAGAATTAGCATCTCAGAGTTGCCAGGTGGTGTCCAATTTGGGGGATTACCTTAATGTGAAAGCCTTTGCATTAACCGGTGGGAAGGCCTTGAAGGACGActtgaaaagaattcaaagtAGTGGTTGCCATGTAGTCAGCGGTACTCCGGGACGTGTATTAGATTTAATAAAAAGACAAGTGGTTCAAACTAGAAATGTACAAGTGTTGGTATTAGATGAAGCCGATGAGTTATTAAGTGAGACTTTGGGTTTCAAGCAGCAAATTTACGATATTTTTGCTCGTCTGCCGCCTGGATGCCAAGTGGTAGTCGTAAGTGCTACCATGAGTAGAGATATTTTAGAAGTGACTAAAAAATTCATGAGTGATCCCGTCAAGATTTTGGTTAAAAGAGATGAGATTTCCTTAGAAGGTATCTCACAGTATTACGTGGATGTTAGTAAAGAGGAATGGAAGTTTGATACATTATGTGATTTATACGATTCATTGACCATTACTCAATGTGTTATATTTTGCAATACCAGGAAGAAGGTAGATTGGCTATCGAAAAAGTTGATCCAATCCAATTTTGCAGTCGTTTCCATGCACGGTGACATGAAGCAGGAGGACAGAGATAAAGTGATGAACGATTTCAGAACTGGACATTCCAGAGTTTTAATATCCACAGACGTTTGGGCGCGTGGTATTGATGTGCAACAGATTTCACTGGTGATTAACTACGATATGCCAGAAATCATGGAAAACTATATCCATCGTATTGGTAGAAGTGGTAGATTTGGTAGAAAAGGTGTTGCCGTGAATTTCATTACAAGGGAAGATTCATCTAAATTGAAAGCTACTGAAAAAATGTATGGGATCAAAATTAAACCCATGCCAGCAAACCTTTCAGAATTGTCGTGA
- the DAS2 gene encoding putative uridine kinase DAS2 (similar to uniprot|Q12084 Saccharomyces cerevisiae YDR020C Hypothetical ORF) gives MSPSIQQIVVSIGGGHATGVVETGEEIERSLKNLFPSTNVKIINLDKLDPNKPRQYNYKDYDFDQVYNEICGAGQKRSSIVGNVEPHMQDPVEIVLLCGCYALYDNRINEIVQLKIFLDSDGDKRLINLIHQNHITTREQLAELLAEYLDHLRLEMQKYIKPTRAQADLIIPSNFDTTARDIIVDGICKVVEAIKGNQSPPAISKISPLLLDFEAEAMDVEKERYYDLS, from the coding sequence ATGAGCCCTAGCATCCAGCAGATTGTGGTTTCCATCGGTGGAGGACATGCTACTGGTGTAGTTGAGACTGGTGAAGAGATAGAGAGGTCCCTCAAGAACCTTTTCCCTTCAACAAATGTTAAAATAATAAACCTGGATAAACTGGATCCAAATAAACCTAGACAGTACAATTACAAGGACTACGATTTTGATCAAGTTTACAATGAGATATGCGGTGCAGGCCAGAAGCGATCCAGTATAGTCGGGAACGTAGAACCACACATGCAAGACCCTGTAGAGATTGTACTGCTATGTGGATGCTATGCACTTTATGATAATAGGATTAACGAAATTGTGCAACTTAAGATTTTTCTAGATAGCGATGGTGACAAGAGGTTGATTAATCtaattcatcagaatcatATTACCACTAGAGAACAATTGGCTGAATTACTCGCGGAATACTTGGATCATCTGAGATTAGAAATGCAAAAGTACATCAAACCTACTAGAGCACAAGCAGATCTAATCATTCCCAGCAATTTTGACACCACCGCTCGTGACATTATAGTCGATGGTATATGTAAAGTAGTTGAAGCAATAAAGGGGAACCAAAGTCCACCAGctatttccaaaatttcaccattgCTATTGGATTTTGAAGCAGAAGCAATGGACGTTGAGAAGGAAAGGTACTATGATTTATCATAG